A region from the Myxococcus virescens genome encodes:
- a CDS encoding NAD(P)-dependent oxidoreductase: MHPIRSAKMAVVGCGLMGSALARAFASAGHDVAVWNRTPSKATAVGGGTRAFDSLVEAVSGRELVVVSLSNYAASAEVLSAKSVAAALAGTTLVQLTSGSPADAREGLAWAQAHGVDYLDAAILAYPSFVATEYATVYYAGSRGTFDRHVETLQAIAKNSVYVDEKIGAAATLDCAILEAYYGGSLAFLHAAAMCKAEGLDPKAFFAQKNSFLGLISVTADAAQGMVEQNDFSGDQCSLNTHVAAIEHIVRLSQDARISARFPKELLDNYKRAVSAGLGDQELPAVFRTLLQD; the protein is encoded by the coding sequence ATGCACCCGATTCGTTCAGCCAAGATGGCGGTGGTGGGTTGTGGTCTCATGGGAAGCGCACTGGCGCGAGCCTTCGCCTCGGCGGGCCACGACGTCGCGGTCTGGAACAGGACTCCCAGCAAGGCCACGGCTGTCGGTGGTGGCACCCGTGCCTTCGACAGCCTCGTCGAGGCCGTCTCGGGGCGCGAGCTCGTCGTCGTCTCCCTCTCCAACTACGCCGCCTCCGCCGAGGTGCTCTCGGCGAAGAGCGTCGCGGCGGCACTGGCTGGAACGACGCTCGTTCAGCTCACCAGCGGCTCACCCGCGGACGCGCGTGAGGGGCTGGCGTGGGCCCAGGCCCACGGCGTGGACTACCTGGATGCCGCGATCCTCGCCTACCCGAGTTTCGTCGCCACCGAGTACGCGACCGTCTATTACGCGGGGTCGCGCGGCACCTTCGACCGACACGTCGAGACGCTCCAGGCGATTGCCAAGAACTCCGTGTACGTCGACGAGAAGATTGGCGCTGCCGCGACGCTCGACTGCGCGATTCTCGAGGCCTATTACGGCGGCTCCCTGGCGTTCCTGCACGCGGCGGCCATGTGCAAGGCGGAAGGCCTGGACCCGAAGGCTTTCTTTGCCCAGAAGAACTCCTTCCTCGGCCTGATTTCCGTCACCGCCGACGCCGCGCAGGGCATGGTCGAGCAGAATGACTTCTCAGGCGACCAGTGCAGTCTCAACACCCACGTCGCCGCAATCGAACACATCGTCCGGCTGAGCCAGGACGCCCGCATCAGCGCACGCTTCCCGAAGGAGCTGCTCGACAACTACAAGCGAGCCGTCAGCGCGGGGCTGGGGGACCAGGAGCTGCCGGCCGTGTTCCGAACCCTGCTCCAGGACTGA
- a CDS encoding DEAD/DEAH box helicase: MRATAPASMRPLGGAVLSARTTASWSWAPSRRRPRSPGGAGLASPMDEYVIPWRTRLSASPRPGLRGRIASPGHRSCVSLAFVRTPTDRYLPPHPDASSAVTPQRGRVVVIAPTRAACETIELALGLELRTYLEEHHGERLRELARSGQGFGIVAGTGTGKTLAIRSIAEELVGRRPLRVTVVNREREATAQTPLADVAIVTTGIARRWFQGGAIRREDTLIVDEIHQTSAELELCLALGKRAGCRFIWLSATVDPAFYARYLDSADVLQVSSFDPRKAARVEVERCQPLSFLDEDFLREVQQQGRGVGVFLATRAGVEEAAAHVRANAPELHAAHYHGGEPLRAIRPFLEGTAPRPFVLAMTAAGQSALNVPGLDTVVIDDMRFTNLVERGRNVLTRVHLGNNELLQMAGRVHGRVEGGRVFILSDRPLHFASLRPTEPEFQLAGEPERVALTAAALGVRADELDLPVPLDRNAYRRALAKLQARDIVDAEGRLSDYGRAVEALPVERPWAELIVNAEDALLPLLAVCSSVESLHRMTREERNLDGLLVPGSDHLTAYNLYAEAFREAGTVGEVQGLPRHVFQAEKLAAWAEVRGVLVKALEDAALAMASVYRSVGLALPARMPFADPRAHRRFCDLLARFIPFDLVIDERTAWGEVARVSKTSVCGNLGAVAGTLRYFADRNGDSQAGIEGTQLPQSLLRRYARRHSAAPVYDVRFRSVVLEKRVDYFGFELEREVEVLRAWGPELAKAARHALAEALAQGEAPHPAVDRHRVAIAEVRELWRRSGGTTAPLGLSELTALYEAQLDGVDTLDDFKARPLRLELDALVPPATRQALLALPDAVEVREQAVPLEYDVERLSDGAPRGVVRLLLPEKLARTLVQEELPLLDRPQRFSVARGRRGVIVARSLLELQELLDRPWMPDEIAEATRERPPPRQDRERGAPRPGGHRGHHGRAPRNGRRPGGGGRRR; encoded by the coding sequence ATGCGGGCGACGGCTCCCGCGAGCATGCGTCCTTTGGGCGGTGCGGTGCTCTCGGCCCGGACGACCGCGTCGTGGAGCTGGGCTCCCTCGCGCCGCAGGCCACGTTCACCGGGCGGCGCTGGACTCGCTAGCCCGATGGACGAGTACGTCATTCCCTGGCGCACACGGTTGTCTGCCTCCCCTCGGCCGGGCTTGCGCGGGCGAATCGCTTCCCCTGGACACCGCTCGTGCGTATCACTGGCCTTCGTGCGTACGCCCACCGACCGATACCTGCCGCCGCACCCTGACGCCTCCTCCGCCGTCACGCCCCAGCGCGGGCGGGTGGTGGTCATCGCGCCCACGCGCGCCGCGTGCGAGACCATCGAGTTGGCTCTCGGGCTGGAGTTGCGTACGTACCTGGAGGAGCACCACGGCGAGCGCCTCCGCGAGCTGGCCCGGAGCGGGCAGGGGTTTGGCATCGTCGCGGGCACTGGCACGGGCAAGACGCTCGCCATCCGCTCCATCGCGGAGGAACTCGTGGGCCGGCGGCCCCTGCGGGTGACGGTGGTCAACCGCGAGCGGGAGGCCACCGCGCAGACGCCGCTCGCGGACGTGGCCATCGTCACCACCGGCATCGCGCGGCGCTGGTTCCAGGGCGGCGCCATCCGGCGCGAGGACACGCTCATCGTGGATGAAATCCACCAGACCTCCGCCGAACTGGAGCTGTGCCTGGCCCTGGGCAAGCGCGCGGGCTGCCGCTTCATCTGGTTGTCCGCCACCGTGGACCCGGCCTTCTACGCGCGCTATCTGGACAGCGCGGACGTGCTCCAGGTGTCTTCCTTCGACCCGAGGAAGGCGGCCCGGGTGGAGGTGGAGCGCTGTCAGCCGCTGTCCTTCCTCGACGAGGACTTCCTGCGGGAGGTGCAGCAGCAGGGGCGCGGCGTGGGCGTGTTCCTGGCCACGCGCGCGGGCGTGGAGGAGGCGGCGGCCCATGTGCGCGCGAACGCGCCGGAGCTCCATGCGGCGCACTACCACGGCGGCGAACCGCTGCGTGCCATCCGCCCCTTCCTGGAGGGCACGGCGCCCCGGCCCTTCGTGCTCGCGATGACGGCTGCGGGGCAGAGCGCGCTCAACGTGCCGGGGCTGGACACGGTCGTCATCGACGACATGCGCTTCACGAACCTGGTGGAGCGCGGCCGCAACGTCCTCACCCGCGTGCACCTGGGCAACAACGAACTCTTGCAGATGGCGGGGCGCGTGCACGGGCGGGTGGAGGGCGGGCGCGTCTTCATCCTGAGCGACCGGCCGCTGCACTTCGCCTCGCTGAGGCCCACCGAACCGGAGTTCCAACTCGCGGGCGAGCCGGAGCGGGTGGCGCTCACCGCCGCGGCCCTGGGCGTGCGGGCGGATGAGTTGGACCTGCCCGTGCCGCTGGACCGCAATGCCTATCGCCGGGCGCTCGCGAAGTTGCAGGCGCGCGACATCGTGGACGCGGAAGGACGGCTGTCCGACTACGGCCGCGCGGTGGAAGCCCTGCCGGTGGAGCGTCCGTGGGCGGAGCTCATCGTCAACGCGGAGGACGCGTTGCTGCCGTTGCTCGCGGTGTGCAGCTCGGTGGAGTCGCTGCACAGGATGACGCGCGAGGAGCGGAACCTGGACGGACTGCTCGTGCCCGGCAGCGACCACCTGACCGCGTACAACCTCTACGCCGAGGCCTTCCGTGAAGCGGGCACGGTGGGTGAGGTGCAGGGGCTGCCGCGCCACGTCTTCCAGGCGGAGAAGCTCGCGGCCTGGGCGGAGGTGCGTGGGGTGCTGGTGAAGGCCCTGGAGGACGCGGCGCTCGCGATGGCGAGCGTGTACCGGAGCGTGGGGTTGGCGCTGCCCGCACGGATGCCCTTCGCGGACCCGCGCGCCCACCGGCGTTTCTGCGACCTGCTCGCGCGCTTCATTCCCTTCGACCTGGTCATCGACGAGCGCACCGCCTGGGGCGAGGTCGCGCGCGTGTCGAAGACGAGCGTGTGTGGCAACCTGGGCGCGGTGGCGGGCACGCTGCGCTACTTCGCCGACCGCAACGGCGACTCGCAGGCCGGCATCGAGGGGACCCAGCTTCCCCAGTCCCTGCTGCGCCGCTACGCCCGCCGTCACTCGGCGGCGCCGGTGTACGACGTGCGCTTCCGCTCGGTCGTGCTCGAAAAGCGGGTGGACTATTTCGGCTTCGAGCTCGAACGGGAAGTGGAGGTGCTGCGCGCCTGGGGGCCGGAGCTCGCCAAGGCGGCCCGGCACGCGCTCGCCGAGGCGCTGGCGCAGGGCGAAGCCCCCCATCCCGCGGTGGACCGGCATCGGGTCGCCATCGCCGAGGTGCGCGAGCTGTGGCGACGCTCGGGAGGGACCACCGCGCCGCTGGGGTTGTCGGAGCTGACCGCGCTCTACGAGGCGCAGTTGGATGGGGTGGACACGCTCGACGACTTCAAGGCGCGCCCGCTGCGGCTCGAACTGGACGCGCTCGTGCCGCCCGCGACGCGTCAGGCGCTCCTGGCGCTCCCGGACGCCGTGGAGGTGCGCGAGCAGGCGGTGCCGCTCGAATACGACGTGGAGAGACTGTCGGACGGAGCCCCGCGAGGTGTGGTGCGGCTGCTCCTGCCGGAGAAGCTCGCGCGCACGCTGGTGCAGGAGGAGCTGCCGCTGCTCGACCGTCCCCAGCGCTTCAGCGTGGCCCGGGGCCGGAGGGGCGTGATCGTGGCTCGCTCACTCCTCGAGCTCCAGGAACTGCTGGACCGGCCCTGGATGCCGGACGAGATCGCCGAGGCCACCCGTGAGCGTCCACCCCCGCGACAGGACCGGGAGCGCGGCGCCCCCAGGCCAGGGGGGCACCGGGGCCATCACGGCAGGGCACCCCGGAATGGAAGACGGCCGGGCGGCGGCGGACGGCGGCGCTGA
- a CDS encoding serine hydrolase produces the protein MLSAAEGKCALDSFPVGGTNVKQEFSSMKPFSMRPLLTVLSVLVVSLVGCGVPEEESRDSSSAESQALAGPYDAWIARHGLTNAQYQTEFNTWVGQGYRLSYVSGYEEGGSARYAAIWEQTSGPAWRAFHGLTSAQYQTTVVNQNAQGYRPVVVNGYSVGGVAYFAVIFHVDSGAAWVARHDLSASQYQTEFNTWAGQGYRLVHVSGYTSGGAERYAAIWEQTSGPAWRAYHGLTAAQYQSTFNTNATQGYQLAKVSSYNVGGTDRYAAIFQVSSGIPTAARHGLSAAAYQQAVTDLKNQGYRPVLVAAHNNGSQPEFALIWQNLTFSAADLQHIDDTVQQAMASTNTVGLSLAITRHGRLVFAKGYGLADRTSNTPVNTSHRFRVASVSKPMTSIGIMRLIESGQIRLTDRVFGRGGLLGETFGAQGTYADSRVLNITVQHLLEHTAGAWDNDGADGTGDPMFMNTGMTHAQLIQWVLQNVPLEFAPGTTYQYSNFGYSVLGRIIERVTGMTYDAYMRANVFTPSGATSFAVGGDTLSARLPNEPVYYQLGTGAFSPYGMPVRRMDAHGGWVATPIDLLRVAVRADGFSTVSDLLSASSLTTMTTRTTALDTLGNSVNYAKGWSVNSLPNWWHGGYIPGTRALLVRTDDRYGPSRSEEFTWSVMTNSNNSSGSGTPDINLDSLMWNVVNGVGAWPAHDLF, from the coding sequence TTGTTGTCCGCGGCTGAGGGGAAATGCGCGCTGGATTCGTTTCCTGTGGGCGGTACCAACGTCAAGCAGGAGTTCTCGAGCATGAAACCTTTCAGCATGAGGCCGCTACTGACAGTCCTGTCAGTGCTGGTCGTGTCCCTCGTGGGATGCGGGGTGCCAGAGGAAGAGTCCCGCGACTCTTCTAGCGCCGAGTCCCAGGCACTGGCCGGTCCATATGATGCTTGGATTGCCCGCCACGGACTCACCAACGCCCAATATCAGACGGAGTTCAATACGTGGGTGGGGCAGGGCTATCGTCTCTCCTATGTCAGCGGTTACGAAGAGGGGGGCAGTGCCCGTTACGCGGCCATCTGGGAGCAGACGAGCGGTCCGGCCTGGCGGGCCTTCCACGGGCTGACTTCCGCGCAGTATCAGACCACCGTCGTCAATCAGAATGCGCAGGGATACCGCCCGGTGGTGGTCAACGGGTACAGCGTCGGGGGCGTCGCCTACTTCGCGGTCATCTTCCACGTGGACAGTGGTGCCGCGTGGGTGGCCCGCCATGACCTGAGCGCGTCCCAGTACCAGACGGAGTTCAACACCTGGGCGGGGCAGGGCTACCGGCTCGTGCACGTGAGTGGCTACACGTCCGGTGGCGCGGAGCGGTACGCGGCCATCTGGGAGCAGACGAGCGGCCCGGCCTGGAGGGCCTACCACGGGCTGACCGCGGCCCAGTACCAGTCCACGTTCAATACCAACGCGACCCAGGGTTACCAGCTCGCGAAGGTCAGCAGCTACAACGTGGGCGGCACGGACCGGTACGCGGCCATCTTCCAGGTTTCATCGGGGATTCCGACCGCCGCGCGTCATGGGCTCTCCGCCGCCGCGTATCAACAGGCCGTGACGGACCTCAAGAACCAGGGATATCGCCCCGTCCTGGTGGCGGCGCACAACAATGGGAGCCAGCCCGAGTTCGCCCTGATTTGGCAGAACCTGACGTTCAGCGCGGCCGACCTGCAGCACATTGACGACACCGTCCAGCAGGCGATGGCCAGCACGAACACCGTCGGCCTGTCGCTGGCCATCACCCGCCACGGGCGCCTCGTGTTCGCCAAGGGGTATGGCCTGGCGGACCGAACCAGCAACACCCCGGTCAACACCTCCCACCGCTTCCGCGTCGCCAGTGTGTCCAAGCCGATGACTTCCATTGGCATCATGCGGCTGATTGAAAGCGGCCAGATTCGTCTGACGGACCGCGTCTTCGGCAGGGGCGGATTGCTCGGTGAGACGTTCGGCGCGCAGGGCACCTACGCGGACAGCCGCGTCCTGAACATCACGGTCCAGCACCTGCTCGAGCACACCGCGGGCGCCTGGGACAACGACGGCGCCGACGGCACGGGCGACCCCATGTTCATGAACACGGGCATGACGCACGCCCAGCTCATCCAGTGGGTGTTGCAGAATGTGCCGCTCGAGTTCGCGCCTGGGACGACGTACCAGTATTCGAACTTCGGCTACAGCGTCCTCGGTCGCATCATCGAGCGGGTCACGGGCATGACCTATGACGCCTATATGCGCGCCAACGTGTTCACGCCCAGCGGCGCCACGAGCTTCGCCGTGGGGGGCGATACGTTGAGCGCGCGTCTGCCGAACGAGCCCGTCTACTACCAGCTTGGCACGGGGGCCTTCAGCCCGTATGGCATGCCGGTGCGTCGCATGGATGCGCACGGCGGCTGGGTCGCCACGCCCATCGATTTGCTGCGTGTCGCCGTGCGCGCGGATGGGTTCTCCACCGTTTCGGACCTGCTGAGCGCGAGCTCGCTCACCACGATGACCACACGCACGACGGCGCTCGACACCTTGGGCAACTCCGTCAACTACGCCAAGGGCTGGTCGGTGAACAGCCTCCCCAACTGGTGGCACGGCGGCTACATCCCGGGCACCCGGGCCCTGTTGGTGCGCACCGATGACCGCTATGGGCCCAGCCGCTCCGAGGAGTTCACCTGGTCCGTCATGACCAATTCCAACAACAGCTCCGGCTCGGGTACGCCCGACATCAACCTCGACAGCCTTATGTGGAACGTCGTGAACGGCGTCGGCGCCTGGCCCGCGCACGACCTGTTCTAA
- a CDS encoding serine/threonine-protein kinase, whose amino-acid sequence MTGEVLAGRYRLERELGRGGMATVFLATDVRLSRPVALKRMHPGGGTGRAERFRREAELAASLHHPNVLEVHDYGEDEAHGPFLVCEWVRGEDLRALAGRLSPAPPEAVMVLGWELARALAAAHARGIVHRDVKPDNVLVAEGGPLKLADFGLAALEDQERLTSTGAVTGSLPYMAPERIDTGAYSPASDVYAVGVILFELCSGTTPHAGKGAAHLAASVMTKDAPPLTEVVPGTPEPLSALVAWCLAKDARDRPRDGAALALALEELLQREVGPPADVAREFLGDPVARASRWRRARFERLLEEGRGLLARGEGARAAKVLNAALSMEPTSAEVVALLRQRPRRSAWRAGAVGAGLLLCATAGWWMRPGQGVEDAKAPRGAEPSSGQASLRTASVDGASTGERLHAPTPPGQERPAPGTEPGMLDASREPEPPAGSDTTNLAGAFVPTERAADGAGTKRARASVSTGRSGGMDSAKRAVSPLPTGHSAGAEPKGATQPLVPAPGPDVETTLPARPAMLKVTARPWAEVFVNGESHGYTPRVREFSLPAGTYRLRFVNPLCDEVEQEVTLAPGETVTRDVVLSPRKAEVRIHAPVGARLFVDGREVGVAPLSGPVMVEHGRHTVTARRVGEPALVREVDVVAGRRLEVALDVTP is encoded by the coding sequence ATGACGGGTGAAGTGCTTGCGGGCCGCTACCGACTCGAGCGGGAGTTGGGGCGTGGGGGAATGGCCACGGTCTTCCTGGCCACGGACGTGCGGCTGTCGCGCCCGGTAGCACTGAAGCGGATGCACCCAGGAGGCGGCACGGGCCGCGCGGAGCGCTTCCGGCGGGAGGCCGAGCTGGCCGCCTCGCTCCATCATCCCAATGTCCTGGAGGTCCACGACTACGGCGAGGATGAGGCCCATGGCCCATTCCTCGTCTGCGAGTGGGTGCGGGGCGAAGACCTCCGCGCGCTGGCGGGGAGGCTCTCGCCGGCGCCGCCCGAAGCGGTGATGGTGTTGGGCTGGGAGCTCGCCCGGGCGCTGGCGGCGGCGCACGCACGCGGCATCGTCCACCGCGACGTGAAGCCCGACAACGTGCTGGTGGCGGAAGGCGGGCCGCTGAAGCTGGCGGACTTTGGACTCGCCGCGCTGGAGGACCAGGAGCGCCTCACGAGTACCGGGGCGGTGACGGGCTCATTGCCATACATGGCGCCCGAGCGCATCGACACAGGCGCGTACTCCCCTGCCTCGGATGTGTACGCGGTCGGTGTCATCCTGTTCGAGCTGTGCTCGGGCACCACGCCGCACGCGGGCAAGGGCGCTGCGCATCTGGCCGCGTCGGTGATGACGAAGGATGCGCCACCGCTGACGGAGGTGGTGCCGGGCACGCCCGAGCCCTTGTCAGCGCTGGTCGCGTGGTGTCTGGCGAAGGATGCACGGGACAGACCGCGCGACGGGGCCGCGCTGGCGTTGGCGTTGGAGGAGCTGCTCCAACGAGAGGTCGGCCCGCCTGCCGACGTGGCGCGGGAGTTCTTGGGAGACCCGGTGGCCCGTGCCAGTCGATGGCGCCGGGCTCGCTTCGAACGGTTGCTGGAGGAAGGGCGCGGACTGCTGGCGCGCGGAGAGGGGGCACGGGCCGCGAAGGTCCTCAACGCCGCGCTGTCGATGGAACCGACGTCCGCCGAGGTGGTGGCGCTGCTGCGTCAGCGGCCGAGGCGGTCCGCGTGGAGGGCTGGCGCCGTGGGCGCCGGGCTCCTGCTCTGCGCGACCGCGGGCTGGTGGATGAGGCCGGGCCAGGGTGTCGAAGACGCGAAGGCACCACGTGGCGCGGAGCCCTCGTCAGGGCAGGCCTCCCTCAGAACGGCATCCGTTGACGGCGCCTCCACTGGTGAACGCCTTCACGCGCCCACGCCCCCCGGTCAGGAGAGGCCTGCCCCGGGGACGGAACCCGGCATGTTGGACGCTTCGCGGGAACCGGAGCCTCCGGCTGGAAGTGACACCACGAATCTGGCCGGGGCCTTCGTGCCGACAGAGCGCGCGGCGGACGGTGCCGGGACGAAGCGGGCTCGGGCATCCGTTTCGACCGGGCGTTCGGGGGGAATGGATTCGGCGAAGCGGGCCGTATCGCCCCTGCCGACAGGGCACTCGGCGGGAGCCGAGCCCAAAGGGGCCACGCAGCCCTTGGTGCCGGCGCCAGGGCCGGACGTGGAAACCACCCTCCCCGCGCGTCCCGCCATGCTGAAGGTGACGGCGCGCCCGTGGGCGGAGGTGTTCGTGAACGGCGAGAGCCACGGGTACACACCTCGTGTGCGTGAGTTCTCGCTGCCAGCGGGGACCTACCGGCTGCGTTTCGTCAACCCGCTGTGCGACGAGGTCGAGCAGGAGGTGACGCTCGCGCCGGGGGAGACCGTGACGCGCGACGTGGTCTTGTCACCGCGCAAGGCAGAGGTGCGCATCCACGCGCCCGTGGGCGCGCGGCTCTTCGTGGACGGCCGGGAGGTGGGCGTCGCTCCCCTGTCCGGTCCGGTGATGGTCGAACATGGACGACACACGGTGACGGCACGCCGTGTGGGTGAACCGGCCTTGGTGCGAGAGGTGGACGTTGTCGCCGGTCGTCGTCTCGAAGTGGCGCTGGACGTGACGCCATGA
- a CDS encoding DUF7107 domain-containing protein: MRRLLLLSLLPALVLLVAPGCPLDIRIRCDEPDGCPQGQVCVRGDCEPVETARIGEACGEDADCGPGRTCGTGFPGGYCLLACSDAAPCPAGSVCAPGLGQCLRTCGEACARPGYGCGHVPDASGPLSACVPVTTSTDGGCTGSGCEVPDAGCTGSGCGMPDAGCASTVEVGGACTQPCECADAAAACVGGTCTLTCSTDFTCRDGRRCSNASCVVGARIGEPCRDTFECSDFAGCPRERMRCEEKCNPGSSLCEAGYQCAPDGLCVRECSGTPVSVGEDCENSLDCAPCSVCLSSGAALRCRQPCRLDRDCPGGAPGACEQVGDTKACRLSL; this comes from the coding sequence CGTTGTTGCCCGCGCTGGTGCTGCTCGTCGCGCCGGGCTGTCCGCTCGACATCCGAATCCGCTGTGACGAGCCCGACGGCTGTCCCCAGGGGCAGGTCTGCGTGCGAGGTGACTGCGAGCCCGTCGAAACGGCGCGGATTGGGGAGGCCTGCGGCGAGGATGCGGACTGCGGGCCGGGGCGCACCTGTGGCACGGGCTTTCCAGGTGGGTATTGCCTGCTGGCGTGCTCCGACGCGGCGCCCTGCCCGGCAGGAAGCGTGTGCGCGCCGGGGCTGGGGCAGTGTCTGCGAACCTGTGGCGAGGCCTGTGCCCGGCCAGGCTACGGATGTGGGCACGTGCCCGACGCGTCCGGCCCCCTGAGTGCATGTGTGCCGGTGACGACGTCGACGGATGGTGGCTGTACGGGCTCGGGATGCGAGGTGCCGGATGCTGGCTGTACGGGCTCGGGATGCGGGATGCCGGACGCCGGATGCGCGAGCACGGTGGAGGTGGGAGGAGCGTGCACGCAGCCGTGCGAGTGCGCGGATGCAGCAGCGGCCTGTGTCGGCGGGACGTGCACGCTGACGTGCTCGACGGACTTCACGTGTCGCGACGGGCGACGGTGCTCCAATGCGAGCTGTGTCGTGGGGGCTCGGATTGGAGAGCCGTGCAGGGACACATTCGAGTGCTCCGACTTCGCCGGTTGCCCCAGGGAGCGAATGCGGTGCGAGGAGAAGTGCAACCCGGGGAGCAGCCTCTGCGAGGCGGGCTACCAATGTGCTCCAGACGGGCTGTGCGTACGGGAGTGCTCGGGTACCCCGGTCTCGGTGGGAGAGGACTGCGAGAACTCGCTGGACTGCGCGCCCTGTAGCGTGTGCCTGTCATCGGGGGCGGCGCTGCGGTGCCGGCAGCCATGCCGGCTGGACCGGGACTGCCCCGGAGGGGCGCCGGGCGCCTGCGAGCAGGTGGGGGACACGAAGGCCTGTCGGCTGTCGCTGTAA
- a CDS encoding DUF2239 family protein, producing MTTPSTTWTAFAGQRLIASGPPADVILAARRALDTGESAPLLLFDDATGRTVDFHLRGSREELLARLQPAPAPTEEDSGPRSPGRPRLGVVAREVTLLPRHWEWLATQPGGASVALRKLVEAARASSGDTDRRRQAQVAADRFMTTMAGNLPGYEEAARALYAGHRARFNQWTRSWPDDLRNHARRLAAPAFGKVTP from the coding sequence ATGACCACGCCTTCGACCACCTGGACCGCCTTCGCGGGACAGCGCCTGATTGCCTCCGGCCCTCCGGCTGACGTCATCCTCGCGGCCCGCCGCGCGCTGGACACCGGGGAGTCCGCGCCCCTGTTGCTCTTCGACGACGCCACGGGCCGGACCGTGGACTTCCACCTGCGTGGCTCGCGCGAGGAGCTACTGGCCCGCCTTCAGCCCGCGCCTGCCCCCACGGAAGAAGACAGCGGACCTCGGAGCCCCGGCAGGCCGAGGCTGGGCGTGGTGGCGCGCGAGGTGACCCTGCTTCCACGGCACTGGGAGTGGTTGGCCACGCAACCGGGCGGTGCCTCCGTCGCGCTGCGCAAGTTGGTGGAGGCCGCGCGCGCGAGCAGCGGCGACACCGACCGGCGCCGTCAGGCCCAAGTCGCGGCGGACCGCTTCATGACCACGATGGCCGGCAACCTGCCCGGCTACGAGGAGGCCGCCCGTGCGCTCTACGCCGGGCACCGCGCCCGGTTCAATCAGTGGACCCGAAGCTGGCCGGACGACCTCAGGAATCACGCGCGCCGGCTGGCCGCGCCCGCGTTCGGAAAGGTGACGCCATGA
- a CDS encoding NADP-dependent oxidoreductase gives MSTTSNRQWVLKARPREAVSDDCFEWREGPVPTPGPGEALVRVTWLAIEPTQRTWLNANATYIQPVALGEVMRGAGVGMVIASRTERLAVGDWVAGLTGWQDYVLTGDAGLFGLNKVPDGVAPKAMLNLYGASGLTAYFGITDVGRVAPGETVLVSAAAGSVGSIAGQVARLRGCRVIGIAGGPHKAEWVTRTARFDACIDYKSEDIRARLRALAPQGVDVVFDNVGGHVLEAALDHLARGARVVLSGSVASGYKDGDYGTAPRNYMQLGFKRARMEGFIFLDYVSRFPEAFRELAAWDAQGALHCAESIAEGLEQAPSALRGLFEGRNVGKQLVRVTSIPCSSSPPRAQ, from the coding sequence ATGAGCACGACGTCCAATCGCCAGTGGGTGCTGAAGGCCCGTCCTCGGGAAGCGGTGTCCGACGACTGCTTCGAGTGGCGCGAGGGCCCCGTGCCCACGCCAGGCCCGGGTGAGGCGTTGGTCCGCGTCACCTGGCTCGCCATCGAGCCCACCCAGCGCACCTGGCTCAATGCGAATGCGACGTACATCCAGCCCGTCGCGCTCGGCGAGGTGATGCGGGGCGCAGGCGTGGGCATGGTCATCGCGTCCCGAACTGAGCGGCTGGCGGTGGGTGACTGGGTGGCGGGGCTCACCGGCTGGCAGGACTACGTACTGACCGGCGACGCGGGGCTCTTCGGCCTCAACAAGGTACCGGACGGCGTCGCTCCGAAGGCGATGCTGAACCTCTATGGCGCGAGCGGGCTGACGGCGTACTTCGGCATCACCGACGTGGGCCGCGTTGCGCCGGGAGAGACAGTCCTGGTGTCCGCCGCCGCGGGCAGCGTGGGCTCCATCGCGGGGCAGGTGGCCCGGCTCCGGGGCTGCCGTGTCATTGGCATCGCGGGAGGGCCGCACAAAGCCGAATGGGTCACCCGCACCGCGCGCTTCGATGCCTGCATCGACTACAAGTCTGAAGACATCCGGGCGCGGCTTCGCGCCCTGGCGCCCCAAGGCGTGGACGTCGTCTTCGACAACGTGGGTGGCCACGTCCTGGAAGCCGCGCTAGACCACCTCGCCCGAGGCGCGCGGGTGGTGCTCTCCGGCAGCGTGGCCTCGGGATACAAGGACGGTGACTACGGCACCGCGCCGCGCAACTACATGCAGCTCGGCTTCAAGCGAGCGCGGATGGAGGGCTTCATCTTCCTCGACTACGTCTCGCGCTTTCCTGAGGCTTTTCGAGAGCTGGCGGCTTGGGACGCCCAGGGCGCGCTCCATTGCGCGGAGTCCATCGCGGAAGGCTTGGAGCAGGCCCCCTCTGCCCTGCGAGGACTCTTCGAAGGCCGCAACGTGGGCAAGCAGCTCGTGCGCGTCACCTCGATTCCCTGTTCGAGCTCGCCCCCTCGCGCTCAATGA